A region of Lycium barbarum isolate Lr01 chromosome 1, ASM1917538v2, whole genome shotgun sequence DNA encodes the following proteins:
- the LOC132607111 gene encoding galacturonosyltransferase 8, whose protein sequence is MALRSSRSGTGIRLTFKLFAYFVSVSVFVLVALSFLFTSSSDLHVGHSHDLNGVGSVRRSVLALKSDPLKPRLDQVKKQADDHRSLALAYASYARKLKLENSKLVRVFAELSRNFTDLISKPSYRTLFDSDGNTMNESVLRQFEKEVKERIKVTRQVVAEAKESFDNQLKIQKLKDTIFAVNEQLTKAKKQGAFSSLIAAKSIPKSVHCLAMRLMDERITHPDKYTDDGKPTPPEYEDPSLYHYAIFSDNVLAASVVVNSAVKNSKDPSKHVFHVVTDKMNLGAMQVMFKMKEYNGAFIEVKAVEDYKFLNSSYVPVLKQLESAKLQQFYFENKLENATKDTTNMKFRNPKYLSILNHIRFYLPELYPKLHRILFLDDDIVVQRDLTGLWKIDMDGKVNGAVETCFGSFHRYAQYMNFSHPLIKEKFNPKACAWAYGMNFFDLDAWRREKLTEEYHYWQTLNENRTLWKLGTLPPGLITFYSTTKPLDKSWHVLGLGYNPSISMEEINNAAVVHFNGNMKPWLDIAMNQFRPLWTKYVDYENEYVQACNFGF, encoded by the exons ATGGCTCTCCGGAGCTCCCGTTCCGGCACCGGGATTAGGCTAACATTTAAACTATTTGCGTATTTTGTGAGTGTGTCAGTTTTCGTTTTGGTAGCTCTCTCTTTTCTCTTCACTTCCTCTTCCGATCTACACGTA GGACATTCACATGATTTAAATGGAGTTGGATCAGTACGAAGGTCGGTTTTGGCTCTGAAATCTGATCCATTGAAACCGCGGCTTGATCAGGTCAAGAAGCAGGCAGATGATCACCGTTCATTGGCTCTGGCTTATGCTTCCTATGCTCGGAAGCTGAAGCTCGAGAATTCAAAACTTGTTCGAGTTTTTGCTGAGTTATCGAGGAACTTTACAGATCTGATTTCAAAACCTTCCTACCGCACACTATTTGACTCAGATGGGAACACTATGAATGAGTCGGTGCTTAGGCAGTTTGAGAAGGAGGTGAAGGAAAGGATTAAAGTCACGCGACAAGTTGTTGCTGAGGCGAAAGAGTCATTTGATAATCAATTAAAGATTCAGAAGCTGAAAGATACAATATTTGCTGTCAATGAGCAGCTAACGAAGGCGAAGAAGCAAGGTGCTTTCTCGAGCTTGATTGCTGCCAAGTCTATCCCGAAGAGCGTGCATTGTTTGGCAATGAGGTTAATGGATGAGCGAATCACACATCCGGATAAGTATACAGATGATGGGAAGCCTACTCCACCAGAATATGAGGATCCTAGCCTTTATCATTATGCAATTTTCTCTGACAATGTGCTTGCTGCTTCAGTTGTGGTGAATTCGGCAGTTAAAAACTCGAAAGACCCATCGAAGCATGTGTTTCACGTGGTGACTGATAAAATGAATCTTGGGGCTATGCAAGTTATGTTCAAGATGAAAGAATATAATGGGGCTTTTATCGAAGTGAAGGCGGTCGAGGATTATAAGTTCCTGAATTCTTCTTATGTTCCAGTACTTAAACAGCTTGAATCTGCAAAGCTTCAGCAGTTTTACTTTGAGAACAAGCTCGAGAATGCAACAAAGGATACAACTAATATGAAATTCAGGAACCCGAAATATCTCTCAATATTGAACCACATTAGATTCTATTTACCAGAATTGTACCCCAAGTTGCACAGGATATTGTTCTTGGACGATGATATAGTTGTTCAGAGGGATTTGACAGGTCTATGGAAGATAGATATGGATGGTAAGGTGAATGGAGCTGTGGAGACATGTTTTGGTTCATTTCATCGTTATGCACAATACATGAATTTCTCTCATCCTTTGATCAAGGAGAAGTTCAACCCCAAAGCGTGCGCATGGGCTTATGGAATGAACTTCTTTGACTTGGATGCTTGGAGGAGGGAGAAGCTCACTGAGGAATACCATTATTGGCAGACTCTG AACGAAAACCGGACCTTATGGAAATTGGGTACACTGCCTCCAGGTTTAATCACATTTTACTCCACAACAAAGCCACTGGACAAATCTTGGCATGTTTTAGGGCTTGGCTATAATCCAAGCATCAGTATGGAAGAGATCAATAATGCCGCAGTTGTCCACTTTAATGGGAATATGAAACCATGGCTTgatattgcgatgaaccaattTCGGCCTCTTTGGACAAAGTATGTGGATTATGAAAATGAGTACGTGCAGGCGTGTAATTTCGGTTTTTAA
- the LOC132617926 gene encoding uncharacterized protein LOC132617926, translating into MVFLGHPFEFLDCKSAEENETPILVETPVEFLDCKSAEGSETSILESSRYDHNGSSTAICDHDQYLRDKLGENSAEMGSTRITMERKKLEDFLKELDVFENMAWSGTVEEKKTEPKGKKIHKAKDWKRTLACKFYEERHNASDSTGEEMDLLWEKYEMDSIKNNEKRDNSNSKKKMRSYVKEEHINEHIEQLCCLQALNLSAGKKNLGMGRANFVRISRAIKGFKWLYHVSKNNKKVHCGDRF; encoded by the coding sequence ATGGTGTTTTTAGGACACCCTTTTGAATTCTTGGACTGTAAATCAGCTGAGGAAAATGAAACTCCAATTCTTGTAGAGACCCCAGTTGAATTCTTGGACTGTAAATCAGCTGAGGGAAGTGAAACTTCAATTCTTGAGTCTTCACGTTATGATCATAATGGCTCTAGCACAGCCATATGTGATCATGATCAGTATCTAAGAGACAAATTAGGAGAAAATTCAGCTGAAATGGGAAGTACTAGGATCACCATGGAGAGGAAGAAATTAGAAGACTTCTTGAAAGAACTGGATGTATTTGAAAATATGGCATGGAGTGGTACTGTTGAAGAGAAGAAAACTGAGCCAAAGGGCAAAAAGATCCACAAAGCAAAAGATTGGAAAAGGACATTGGCATGCAAGTTTTATGAGGAAAGGCACAATGCTAGTGACAGCACTGGCGAAGAAATGGATTTGTTATGGGAAAAGTATGAAATGGACTCTATAAAGAACAATGAAAAAAGAGATAATAGCAATAGCAAGAAGAAGATGAGGAGCTATGTAAAAGAAGAACATATAAATGAGCACATTGAGCAGTTGTGTTGCTTACAGGCACTAAATTTATCAGCTGGAAAAAAGAATTTGGGAATGGGAAGGGCTAATTTTGTGAGAATTTCTAGGGCAATTAAAGGGTTTAAATGGCTATACCATGTGAGCAAGAATAACAAGAAGGTGCATTGTGGAGATAGATTCTAG
- the LOC132607132 gene encoding wound-induced basic protein → MIYDVNSPLFRSFLSQKGGASDKRKTEEQKPKEQRPKASENKPVMNE, encoded by the exons ATGATTTACGACGTGAATTCGCCGCTTTTCCGATCCTTCCTCAGCCAGAAGGGAGGCGCCTCTGACAAGAG GAAAACAGAAGAGCAGAAGCCCAAGGAACAGAGGCCGAAAGCAAGTGAAAACAAGCCTGTTATGAATGAGTGA
- the LOC132607117 gene encoding transcriptional activator FHA1-like isoform X1, with translation MGSSSGSDVEAGFAKLQGEDFEYYMQTYSIILGRNSKKSTVDVDLSSLGGGMNISRHHARIYYDFQRRRFALEVLGKNGCLVEGVLHLPGNPPIKLDSQDLLQIGDKEFYFLLPVRSILGGPRQQQHVKNVNLNYAGSGQAGVATHLLETTAVGNVGPTGYGGGAHIRERREYYEEEYDDDDDDDDDNGASVGKKMRKGEGYGYGSCGSSGKASISGQLDKKMDGRLRADRDADNQQLLLLEEKDVVSSVANVLSDLCGPGEWMPMEKLHAELVEHYGDTWHHSRVRRYLTSEDYPSPEAKTKPWYGLLMLLRKYPEHFVINTRSKGRLTLEFVCLVSLLS, from the exons ATGGGAAGTAGCAGTGGTAGCGATGTAGAAGCAGGATTTGCAAAACTACAAGGTGAAGATTTCGAGTATTACATGCAAACTTACTCCATTATCCTTGGCCGTAACTCCAAAAAATCAACGGTGGATGTCGACTTATCATCACTCGGTGGTGGAATGAATATCTCACGTCACCACGCACGTATTTATTACGACTTCCAACGGCGCCGTTTTGCTTTAGAAGTATTAGGGAAAAACGGGTGTTTAGTTGAAGGTGTTCTTCACTTACCTGGTAATCCACCAATTAAATTAGATTCACAAGACCTTTTACAGATTGGAGATAAAGAGTTTTATTTCCTTCTTCCTGTTAGGAGTATTCTTGGTGGGCCTAGACAACAACAACATGTTAAAAATGTGAATTTGAATTATGCCGGGTCGGGTCAAGCGGGTGTGGCGACCCATTTGTTGGAGACGACGGCGGTGGGGAATGTGGGTCCCACGGGGTATGGTGGTGGGGCCCACATTCGCGAACGGAGAGAGTATTATGAGGAggaatatgatgatgatgatgatgatgatgatgacaatgGTGCTTCTGTTGGTAAGAAAATGAGGAAAGGTGAAGGTTATGGGTATGGTTCTTGTGGTTCTAGTGGGAAAGCTTCGATTTCGGGGCAATTAG ATAAGAAGATGGATGGAAGATTACGTGCTGACAGAGATGCTGACAATCAGCAGCTCCTGCTGTTAGAAGAAAAGGATGTTGTATCATCTGTAGCTAATGTGCTTTCTGATCTCTGTGGTCCAGGAGAATGGATGCCAATGGAGAAGCTTCATGCGGAG TTGGTCGAACACTATGGCGATACTTGGCACCATAGTCGTGTGAGGAGGTACCTAACATCGGAAGACTATCCCAGCCCGGAAGCCAAAACGAAGCCATGGTATGGATTGCTGATGCTGTTGAGGAAATATCCGGAGCATTTCGTTATCAACACACGATCTAAGGGACGATTGACTTTGGAGTTTGTTTGTCTTGTCTCACTACTTTCATGA
- the LOC132607117 gene encoding transcriptional activator FHA1-like isoform X2, giving the protein MGSSSGSDVEAGFAKLQGEDFEYYMQTYSIILGRNSKKSTVDVDLSSLGGGMNISRHHARIYYDFQRRRFALEVLGKNGCLVEGVLHLPGNPPIKLDSQDLLQIGDKEFYFLLPVRSILGGPRQQQHVKNVNLNYAGSGQAGVATHLLETTAVGNVGPTGYGGGAHIRERREYYEEEYDDDDDDDDDNGASVGKKMRKGEGYGYGSCGSSGKASISGQLDKKMDGRLRADRDADNQQLLLLEEKDVVSSVANVLSDLCGPGEWMPMEKLHAEALQLVFCLRIGLLTDSQLM; this is encoded by the exons ATGGGAAGTAGCAGTGGTAGCGATGTAGAAGCAGGATTTGCAAAACTACAAGGTGAAGATTTCGAGTATTACATGCAAACTTACTCCATTATCCTTGGCCGTAACTCCAAAAAATCAACGGTGGATGTCGACTTATCATCACTCGGTGGTGGAATGAATATCTCACGTCACCACGCACGTATTTATTACGACTTCCAACGGCGCCGTTTTGCTTTAGAAGTATTAGGGAAAAACGGGTGTTTAGTTGAAGGTGTTCTTCACTTACCTGGTAATCCACCAATTAAATTAGATTCACAAGACCTTTTACAGATTGGAGATAAAGAGTTTTATTTCCTTCTTCCTGTTAGGAGTATTCTTGGTGGGCCTAGACAACAACAACATGTTAAAAATGTGAATTTGAATTATGCCGGGTCGGGTCAAGCGGGTGTGGCGACCCATTTGTTGGAGACGACGGCGGTGGGGAATGTGGGTCCCACGGGGTATGGTGGTGGGGCCCACATTCGCGAACGGAGAGAGTATTATGAGGAggaatatgatgatgatgatgatgatgatgatgacaatgGTGCTTCTGTTGGTAAGAAAATGAGGAAAGGTGAAGGTTATGGGTATGGTTCTTGTGGTTCTAGTGGGAAAGCTTCGATTTCGGGGCAATTAG ATAAGAAGATGGATGGAAGATTACGTGCTGACAGAGATGCTGACAATCAGCAGCTCCTGCTGTTAGAAGAAAAGGATGTTGTATCATCTGTAGCTAATGTGCTTTCTGATCTCTGTGGTCCAGGAGAATGGATGCCAATGGAGAAGCTTCATGCGGAG GCACTGCAACTTGTGTTCTGTTTGAGAATTGGACTATTGACTGATAGTCAGCTTATGTAA